One Xiphophorus hellerii strain 12219 chromosome 24, Xiphophorus_hellerii-4.1, whole genome shotgun sequence DNA window includes the following coding sequences:
- the LOC116715928 gene encoding RNA transcription, translation and transport factor protein-like: MFRRKLTALDYHDPNGFECSDETQFRNCVVWLEDQKIRHYKIEDRGNLRNIPSSDWPKAYEKYLQDLNCPFGVQEKKEALDWLLGLAVRYEYGDNVEKYKNCQPLDTSANSDKAVDPLVNLDSNSPDFKAGVTALANILKIQRHDDYLVMLKAIRILIQERLSPEAITKANQNREGVPVALDKHILGFDTGDATLNEAAQILRLLHIEELRELQTKINEAIVAVQAIIADPKTDHRLGKVGR; this comes from the exons ATGTTTCGCAGGAAACTGACTGCGCTAGACTATCACGACCCGAACGGATTTGAATGCTCAG ATGAAACCCAGTTCAGGAACTGCGTCGTGTGGCTGGAGGACCAGAAGATCCGACACTATAAGATCGAGGACAGAGGCAACCTCAGGAACATTCCCAGTTCAGACTGGCCCAAAGCTTATGAGAAG TACCTGCAGGATCTGAACTGTCCCTTTGGAGTTCAGGAGAAGAAGGAGGCCCTGGACTGGCTGCTGGGTCTGGCTGTACGCTACGAATATGGAGACAATG TTGAAAAGTATAAGAACTGTCAGCCGCTGGACACGTCTGCTAACAGCGATAAAGCCGTGGATCCTCTCGTCAACCTCGACA GTAACTCCCCAGATTTTAAAGCAGGAGTCACAGCATTGGCCAACATCCTCAAAATACAGCGGCATGACGATTACCTGGTCATGCTAAAG GCCATCCGTATCCTGATCCAGGAGAGACTTTCACCAGAGGCCATCACTAAGGCCAACCAGAACAGAGAG GGTGTTCCGGTTGCTTTGGATAAACACATTCTGGGTTTCGACACTGGAG ACGCGACCCTGAATGAAGCGGCCCAGATTCTGCGCCTGCTGCACATCGAGGAGCTGCGGGAGCTGCAGACGAAGATCAACGAGGCCATCGTCGCCGTCCAGGCCATCATAGCCGACCCCAAGACGGACCACCGGCTGGGCAAGGTCGGCAGATGA
- the LOC116715941 gene encoding histone deacetylase complex subunit SAP18, which produces MALESRITQEEIKKEPEKPIDREKTCPLLLRVFTTNSGRHHRSDEFARGNVPSSELQIYTWMDATLKELTSLVKEVYPEARKKGTHFSFAIVFPDLRVKMYKLKEIGSTVSGRKGLDDAMTLQSQRFQIGDYLDIAITPPNRAPPLNTRMRPF; this is translated from the exons atGGCGCTTGAATCGCGGATTACACAGGAGGAAATAAAGAAGGAGCCAGAGAAACCCATCGATCGGGAAAAG ACTTGCCCCCTTCTCCTGCGAGTATTTACCACCAACAGTGGGCGACACCACAGATCAGACGAATTTGCTCGGGGCAATGTGCCCTCCAGTGAGCTCCAGATATACACATG GATGGATGCTACATTGAAGGAGCTTACCAGTTTAGTAAAGGAAGTGTATCCAGAAGCCAGGAAAAAGGGGACTCACTTCAGTTTCGCCATTGTCTTCCCTGATCTGAGAGTAAAGATGTACAA GTTGAAGGAGATTGGCAGCACTGTGTCTGGGAGGAAAGGCCTGGATGACGCCATGACGCTGCAGTCTCAGCGTTTCCAGATCGGAGACTACCTGGATATAGCCATCACGCCGCCCAACAGAGCGCCGCCCCTCAACACGCGCATGAGGCCTTTCTGA
- the LOC116715930 gene encoding gap junction beta-6 protein-like isoform X1 translates to MSWPALYAQLLGTNRHSTSLGKVWLSVLFIFRVMVLVVAAESVWGDEQSDFTCNTLQPGCENVCYDQFFPVSHIRLWSLQLVFVSTPTLLVSMYVSYRNHCDKRRILQSSGRASVLNNKGQEEELETLKKRRLPIAGALWWTYLCSLVFKMMFEGGFMYALYVVYDGFQMPRLVQCDQWPCPNLVDCFVSRPTEKTVFTVFMATASSICMVLNLAELAYLVAKALNS, encoded by the exons ATGTCTTGGCCGGCTCTGTACGCTCAGCTACTCGGCACCAACCGGCACTCCACCTCCCTGGGGAAAGTGTGGCTCTctgtgttgtttattttcagagtCATGGTTCTGGTTGTGGCCGCTGAGAGCGTCTGGGGCGACGAGCAGTCCGATTTCACCTGTAACACACTACAG CCTGGCTGTGAAAACGTCTGTTATGATCAGTTCTTCCCAGTGTCCCATATCCGCCTCTGGAGCCTCCAGCTGGTCTTTGTGTCCACACCAACCCTCTTGGTCTCCATGTATGTGTCCTACCGCAATCACTGCGATAAGAGACGAATCCTTCAG AGTTCTGGACGGGCTAGCGTACTCAACAATAAGGGGCAAGAAGAAGAGCTGGAGACTCTAAAAAAGAGGAGACTCCCAATAGctggcgccctctggtggacaTACCTCTGCAGCCTGgtgtttaaaatgatgtttgaaGGTGGATTCAT GTACGCCCTGTACGTTGTGTACGACGGTTTCCAGATGCCACGCCTGGTGCAGTGCGATCAGTGGCCATGCCCCAACCTGGTGGACTGCTTCGTCTCACGGCCCACGGAGAAAACCGTCTTCACCGTTTTCATGGCTACTGCCTCTTCTATCTGCATGGTTCTTAATTTGGCTGAACTTGCATATCTGGTTGCCAAGGCTCTCAACAG CTAA
- the LOC116715930 gene encoding gap junction beta-6 protein-like isoform X2 produces MSWPALYAQLLGTNRHSTSLGKVWLSVLFIFRVMVLVVAAESVWGDEQSDFTCNTLQPGCENVCYDQFFPVSHIRLWSLQLVFVSTPTLLVSMYVSYRNHCDKRRILQSSGRASVLNNKGQEEELETLKKRRLPIAGALWWTYLCSLVFKMMFEGGFMYALYVVYDGFQMPRLVQCDQWPCPNLVDCFVSRPTEKTVFTVFMATASSICMVLNLAELAYLVAKALNR; encoded by the exons ATGTCTTGGCCGGCTCTGTACGCTCAGCTACTCGGCACCAACCGGCACTCCACCTCCCTGGGGAAAGTGTGGCTCTctgtgttgtttattttcagagtCATGGTTCTGGTTGTGGCCGCTGAGAGCGTCTGGGGCGACGAGCAGTCCGATTTCACCTGTAACACACTACAG CCTGGCTGTGAAAACGTCTGTTATGATCAGTTCTTCCCAGTGTCCCATATCCGCCTCTGGAGCCTCCAGCTGGTCTTTGTGTCCACACCAACCCTCTTGGTCTCCATGTATGTGTCCTACCGCAATCACTGCGATAAGAGACGAATCCTTCAG AGTTCTGGACGGGCTAGCGTACTCAACAATAAGGGGCAAGAAGAAGAGCTGGAGACTCTAAAAAAGAGGAGACTCCCAATAGctggcgccctctggtggacaTACCTCTGCAGCCTGgtgtttaaaatgatgtttgaaGGTGGATTCAT GTACGCCCTGTACGTTGTGTACGACGGTTTCCAGATGCCACGCCTGGTGCAGTGCGATCAGTGGCCATGCCCCAACCTGGTGGACTGCTTCGTCTCACGGCCCACGGAGAAAACCGTCTTCACCGTTTTCATGGCTACTGCCTCTTCTATCTGCATGGTTCTTAATTTGGCTGAACTTGCATATCTGGTTGCCAAGGCTCTCAACAGGTAG